The window CAACCCTCATACGTAAAACCAACTATATTAAtcgtttaaaattatatatatgtttttaaatcaaaatatatttgtctcATTTACTTTCATTTTCATAGAATTTACATTTTATATTGTAAAAAATGTATGATTTGAAAAATACTATTTAGCAAAGGGTTTGTGTTAATTTTCTTttctaatatgattattattaGGATAAAAGtcaattaaattgattttgacTTTTATGCAagtcattttaaaaatcatattatgtttGAAGTGTTTGAATCTTCTGCCAGCTGCTTTATTTAAAAAACTCCaatataaacattattattaattattaaatgtaAAAGACAAGAGAAAAGAGCGCACAATTAAGTACAGGattgtaaaataatatattgtcgTATATATCGCAGATTTAATAAATATCAGATAGTAAATGAACCACGTGGCATAAACTGCCACGTAGTCATGAGATGATCGTGACCGTCAGACGAAGATTAGATCCAAGGGTGAATATGAGGTGAAGAGGGAGATGGAGAAATCGATGCGGTTCATTTCATCTAGCTTTATGCAGTAGGTTTCGCGTGAGAGTTAAATATGACAAAGGAAACAGATTAGATAAAGACTTGAGAGAGAGAGTGTGTGAGAGTGTGAGAGAAAAGTGAAGAAGAGAAAGAGCACTCAAAGGAAGGAGAGAGAGGATAGAGATTTTGCAAAGTGGAGATTTTCCGCGAATTCTGTTTCGTTTCTGATTCTCCGACTGTTTTTAGCAGATTTCGGTGTATCGGTTTTCTCTGTTTTTGTTCATTTTTGGCTGGTGAGATGGCTTGAAATCGAGtgaattatgtgattgttgggAGGAAATTGGCTGTGTAATGGAGAGGAGCAGAGATTTGAGGATTTCGACTACTTCTGCCGCCAACGGTTTGTCGAGGAGGCGACAGAGAGTCACCTCTCTGAAAGATTCAGCTGGTTGGGAGAAATTCTTTTGAAATCTCTGTATTTCGATTGTTGTTTTCTTTAGTTATTTTCGATATTCTGTtatttgattcttttttttttttactcaaaaGAGGAAAGGGAGATGAAATTTCACGAAGATGTGAGGTTAGGAGATCGAGAACGGTTGCAGAAGAAGGATCGAGATCGGGAGTTTCCGAAGAGACGCAGAATTGAGAAGTACGCGACGCAGCAGAAGATTGGTGGTGAAGGTAACGAGATTACTGACGCGAGTGATGAGGACTACGTTGAAGACGAGGGAGATTCGAGAATTCATTGTCTTAGTAGATTGGCTCAGCCATCAGTGCAGTCTTCGTCTCTTTCGAATAAGCGACGAAACCTCCGTACTCTTTGGTCCTCCCCTGTGCTCAGAGCCTCCGTGGATGAGACGATCGGTGTTCTCATTCCTCGAAGAGCTCGCTCAAGTATGATGTTAAACATAAGTATTTTTAGGTCTTTGGTAGCTTTTTGgcttttaactttttattttatcttaatCTGTTTCTATTGATTATTTTGGTTGTCTTTGTTATTCTTTACAGCTTCAATAAAGAGGTTTCATGATTACCGTAATTCAAGCTGCGGGAAATTAGGTGAGGATTCGAGTCACCGGAGAATTTCATCTGCTCCGGCGAGTCACATTTGTGCTGGCGGCGCATCGTCACCGGCTTCCGATGCTTCTATGAGAAAGATGACGGTACTCTTTTAtgtggttttttttataattgtataTTAGTGAGGTTGCTTGACTGGGATTTCCTGTTTTCTGTATGGTTTTGCAGAAAACTGTAGAGCCAAGAGCACGTGCTTTAAAGAGTACAATCACTCCAAGGCCTTCTTCAGAGATTCAAGATGACATAGAGATCGAGGTCGTCGAAGCTCTGTTCGATCTTATGAAACAATCTCAATCTCTATCTCAGTCTTCCAAGAACGAAGAAAAATTTGGTAAAGATAGCGTAAACGCTGCTGATGAAGGTCGATCGTGGTTCTTTTTCCCTTGTGTGTTTAATCGAAAGTTTTTCGCAGTTTGTTTCTCCAAATGTCACTTCATAATTTGTGGTGGATTGCAGGGTTGACAAAGGGTGGAAAAGATGGGAATAAAACATTTTTATGTCGGTACGGGAAATTAATAAAAGTGGATCCTGAAACAGCTGTGGATGATTCAATGGAGGAAATTAAGAAAGACGAAGGAATTGAGAAAGAGAAATTTCCGtatgaggaaattaagaaagaCGAAGGAATTGAGAAAGAGAAATTTCCATATGACTCAGCTCCACAGCGTGGAGATGGGTTTTTTAACATAGAAAAAGTGATGTCTCCAAAAGAAAGCGAATCGCCATCATGCGTTAAAGTAGATGCTTATGAAGTACAGGATCCGAATGTGACTAGAGCGTGAGCATTCctcaattttcttctttgtttctTACTTATCCTTGTATCTTTTACCATTATATGTAATCCATCTTCTCAGCAATTCTGATTATTTTTATGATGGAATTGGCAGGGACGATCCCGCGATTGTTGTTGAGACCAAGAAGAAAGCCAAGTTAGAGATTGATTTAATGGTGAGTACTGAGTTCAAAAtacttttcttgaaaaataaatactgaaattaTGAAGGAGAAAAAACTGGAGATAAATGTATTTTTGACAGGTTCCTCCACCTGTAACGTCATCAGCGGAAAAAGATGTTTTGGTTGATATGGCACTCTTTCCTAAATATAAGGCTTACGATGTTCACAAGGTGTGAAGATCTTTCATgcgtttcattttttttctaaccaggattttttaatttatttttatttatatatttatattttattattattatcacaatattttaaaatcattatagttttttttttaatttgaccGAGACTATTCCGCGTACTCTGATACAGAAGAGTGAAACAATTTCAAGGGATGGTCCCGTAGAGGCAATCAATCGCTTGCCGAAGCTTGATTTGGAAAAGCACTATGATAAATCAAGTGTCAGAGATGGTGGGAAACAACTGCTGCGGGTTCAGAAGGAGCAGAAAAATCAATGTAAGGCTTCTGATTTCTGAATAAGAATTTATTTGTACTTGGTCATTTCCATATCGGAGATATATTTTCGGCTAAACGGAACATTCTCTTCGCAGTGCAAACTTCCTCGTCACCTTTCCAAATTTCTCTCGGTGGATGGCCTAGTGATCTACGCCATCCAGGGTATGTTGCATATCTTTGAGAggttttgttaatttattttttactcGATGCTGCTCGTTGCTCAGCCAGTTCTATATGCAGATATATGCAATCTCAGCAAGCAGTTTTGCCCATGGATGACAGTACCAGATTTCCTATTGCAATGCAGGTACTTTATACATGGGGATTTTAGAACTTATGTTTATGTATTTGTTTCAGTTTTTTGTTAACTTGCCAAATACATGGAAAATTTGCAGCCCCCAAAATTCACATTCTCACAGCCGCCTCCAAAGAAATGTGCAACTCAACAATACATTGCCCGCAGTATTCAACAACATCAGCAACTTATCACAAAGTCTTTGTTGTCTGGGCCTACTGGTGTCGCTACTTTATGTGGAACCATGCCATTAAACCCAAATACCATGCCACCGACGCAAAGGTTGATTCCTGGAAGCCCTGCAATCGGTGCGTGTCAGGGAAATCAGAATCTGGGTGCTATTACTGTGGGAAATGGAAAAGATAAAGGCTCTGAAGTTCCCTTGGCTTTGATTTCGTCAAAAAATAAAGAGCTAATGCTTCAACAGTCTTCACTCCATACTACAGCCAATAATTTTCCGGTTAGTCGTGTACTCTTTGCCTTTGAATCTTTAAATCACAATTACAGCTCTGATTTTTTGTGTTTCGTGTATTTTTCCTTGTGATTCGTAGCATAATCCTGCCTTTATCTTCCCACTTGGTAACCATCAAACGACGGTGATGGCACCCGCTAAATCCTCTGGACTGGCCCAATCTGCTTTTGCTAGTAGCAACATGTCTCTGCATTCTAAGTCAGCTGGGGGACCTTCTGTAAACTTGTCCTTACCTGGAGAAGAAGCTGTTACGAGCTTCAGTATTCCAAGCTTGGCTTCAAACGAAGTTGCTCCATATATGGCTGTGCTGCAAAACAATGGCTGTCAATTTCCTATTTCAACAAACATGGCTATGCCTCAGCTTAAAGGAGTGAATTCCCCTCCTTTGCCTTCATTCCACTCCTCTCTTTATTCATCTACAACGTTCAGTGTTTCTCAAAGTCAGAAGCTGTCGAGTACAAAAGTCGCTGACAATAATTATCGTAGTCTAGCAGCTGCACATTCAACACAGACAGAGAAGCAGCAATTCCCACCATCTCATTCGTCCAGCAAGTCTGCCCAAGAAATTGGAAGGAAAGGTAGTGCATTGTATACCGATACACAGCAAAGGTGTACTGAAAATAGATTTGAACTCATCCCTCAACCCTTTGCCGCATCGTTTGGATTAAATGCTTCATCATGTCCGCCCCTTAACTTCTCTTCCATGGCACAAAACTCTGCTATCTTCCCAGTGCTTCCTGACATGGCTTGGAATGGTTACCAGATGGCGAAACAGAAGAATTTTCAGACAACTGACGGGAAAAGTGCAATTGGTTCAGCAAAGATCGATGATGGATTAAAACGTATCATGGGAAAGTCAGAAACCCATGGTCGTAAAACTTCCAGCAACGATGTGTCTCCTGTTTCCATGATGGGAACTTCCATAGTTGATGGATTAGCTGTAAGTGTCAATTTTGTTCCTTCCGTTGCAAGTGGAAACCAACAGCCGTTCCCTTCATCCTCAATTGCTCAGGCATCTGGTGTATTACCGAACCTTCATCAGCATCAGCAGAAATCGATTCAACTCCAGAAGCATTATATGCAGCAAATGCAACAGANNNNNNNNNNNNNNNNNNNNNNNNNNNNNNNNNNNNNNNNNNNNNNNNNNNNNNNNNNNNNNNNNNNNNNNNNNNNNNNNNNNNNNNNNNNNNNNNNNNNTGCCTAGAGGATCATTTGTCCATGCAGAAGTGACAAA of the Primulina huaijiensis isolate GDHJ02 chromosome 1, ASM1229523v2, whole genome shotgun sequence genome contains:
- the LOC140973005 gene encoding protein TIME FOR COFFEE-like, which produces MERSRDLRISTTSAANGLSRRRQRVTSLKDSAEEREMKFHEDVRLGDRERLQKKDRDREFPKRRRIEKYATQQKIGGEGNEITDASDEDYVEDEGDSRIHCLSRLAQPSVQSSSLSNKRRNLRTLWSSPVLRASVDETIGVLIPRRARSTSIKRFHDYRNSSCGKLGEDSSHRRISSAPASHICAGGASSPASDASMRKMTKTVEPRARALKSTITPRPSSEIQDDIEIEVVEALFDLMKQSQSLSQSSKNEEKFGKDSVNAADEGLTKGGKDGNKTFLCRYGKLIKVDPETAVDDSMEEIKKDEGIEKEKFPYEEIKKDEGIEKEKFPYDSAPQRGDGFFNIEKVMSPKESESPSCVKVDAYEVQDPNVTRADDPAIVVETKKKAKLEIDLMVPPPVTSSAEKDVLVDMALFPKYKAYDVHKKSETISRDGPVEAINRLPKLDLEKHYDKSSVRDGGKQLLRVQKEQKNQLQTSSSPFQISLGGWPSDLRHPGYMQSQQAVLPMDDSTRFPIAMQPPKFTFSQPPPKKCATQQYIARSIQQHQQLITKSLLSGPTGVATLCGTMPLNPNTMPPTQRLIPGSPAIGACQGNQNLGAITVGNGKDKGSEVPLALISSKNKELMLQQSSLHTTANNFPHNPAFIFPLGNHQTTVMAPAKSSGLAQSAFASSNMSLHSKSAGGPSVNLSLPGEEAVTSFSIPSLASNEVAPYMAVLQNNGCQFPISTNMAMPQLKGVNSPPLPSFHSSLYSSTTFSVSQSQKLSSTKVADNNYRSLAAAHSTQTEKQQFPPSHSSSKSAQEIGRKGSALYTDTQQRCTENRFELIPQPFAASFGLNASSCPPLNFSSMAQNSAIFPVLPDMAWNGYQMAKQKNFQTTDGKSAIGSAKIDDGLKRIMGKSETHGRKTSSNDVSPVSMMGTSIVDGLAVSVNFVPSVASGNQQPFPSSSIAQASGVLPNLHQHQQKSIQLQKHYMQQMQQ